A genomic region of Cannabis sativa cultivar Pink pepper isolate KNU-18-1 chromosome 1, ASM2916894v1, whole genome shotgun sequence contains the following coding sequences:
- the LOC115707943 gene encoding pentatricopeptide repeat-containing protein At1g80880, mitochondrial, whose product MSFATIGRRLHRIQTHLQFLFPLVLLHPHSTSASLLTHSSHHCLFQAFHQTLSTHQNSPLQVHHFSTLQQHSSRFLGGPFEFNPERFQIHDELQDPGLLRLLKLLEQVAPLPTEAEAMASLDESGIESSVDMVRSAIWVLRKECKLALLAFKWGDRWGCCDEEAWNLMIWVLGNHRKFNTAWCLIRDLHRSSMDTRRAMLIMIDRYAFANDPDKAIWTFHIMEKFRLSPDQEAFYMALNSLCKHEFIEEAEEFMHGNKKLFPLQTEGFNIILNGWCNVSVDVFEAKRIWREMSKFCLTPDEMSYTHMIACFSKVGNLFDSLRLYDEMKKNGWSPSVKVYNSLVSVLTQENCLKEALKLLEKMTELGLQPDSTTYNSIIRPLCKARKLEEAQIMLATMIGENISPTIDTYHAFLESADFSETHGILSRMRKAKLGPNNETFLMLLEKFFKLEQSENAIKIWEQMKDYEVVPDSTHYTVMVQELAKCGLLIKGKEFLAAMRSHGFLVDPKLKKLLKEPDSESSSDQTKRLFTQLKGGKRVNHRKGK is encoded by the exons ATGTCATTTGCCACGATTGGTAGAAGATTACACAGAATCCAAACCCATCTCCAATTCTTGTTCCCACTTGTTCTACTCCACCCACACTCAACCTCTGCTTCTCTTCTTACACATTCTTCTCATCATTGTCTCTTTCAAGCATTTCATCAAACACTTTCCACTCATCAAAACTCTCCTCTGCAAGTCCACCATTTCTCCACTCTTCAACAACATTCATCCCGATTTCTCGGCGGCCCATTTGAGTTCAACCCGGAAAGATTTCAGATTCATGATGAGCTCCAAGACCCTGGTCTTCTCCGGCTTCTTAAACTACTCGAACAGGTTGCTCCGCTTCCCACGGAAGCAGAAGCCATGGCTTCTCTTGATGAATCGGGTATTGAGTCTAGTGTAGATATGGTTCGTTCGGCTATCTGGGTTTTGAGGAAAGAGTGTAAATTGGCTCTTTTGGCTTTCAAATGGGGTGATAGATGGGGTTGTTGTGATGAAGAAGCTTGGAATTTGATGATATGGGTATTGGGTAATCATCGAAAGTTTAATACTGCTTGGTGTTTGATTAGAGACCTGCATCGATCTTCAATGGATACGAGGCGAGCAATGCTTATCATGATTGATAG GTATGCATTTGCAAATGATCCAGACAAAGCCATATGGACCTTTCATATCATGGAGAAGTTCAGATTGAGTCCTGACCAAGAAGCATTCTACATGGCCTTAAATTCTCTTTGCAAACATGAATTTATTGAAGAGGCTGAAGAATTTATGCACGGAAACAAGAAGCTCTTCCCTCTACAAACTGAGGGGTTTAACATTATTCTTAATGGGTGGTGTAATGTATCAGTTGATGTATTTGAGGCCAAAAGAATTTGGAGAGAAATGTCCAAATTCTGTCTTACACCGGATGAAATGTCTTATACACACATGATTGCCTGTTTCTCTAAAGTTGGGAATCTTTTCGATTCGCTTAGACTGTACgatgaaatgaagaaaaatggttggTCTCCAAGTGTCAAGGTTTACAATTCTTTGGTTTCTGTACTAACTCAAGAAAATTGCTTGAAGGAAGCTCTTAAGTTGCTGGAGAAGATGACAGAGTTGGGTTTGCAGCCAGACTCCACCACCTATAACTCAATAATTCGTCCTTTGTGTAAAGCAAGAAAGCTAGAGGAGGCTCAAATTATGTTAGCCACTATGATAGGAGAGAACATTAGTCCAACCATAGACACCTACCATGCATTTCTTGAGAGTGCAGATTTTTCGGAAACTCATGGAATTCTTAGTCGGATGAGGAAAGCTAAGTTAGGCCCTAATAATGAAACCTTTCTTATGCTTCTTGAAAAGTTCTTCAAGTTGGAGCAGTCTGAGAATGCAATAAAGATTTGGGAACAAATGAAGGATTATGAAGTTGTGCCAGATTCTACACATTACACGGTTATGGTACAAGAACTGGCAAAATGTGGGTTGTTAATCAAGGGTAAAGAGTTTTTGGCTGCAATGAGATCACATGGGTTTTTGGTGGATCCAAAGCTTAAGAAGCTGTTGAAGGAGCCAGATAGTGAAAGTAGTAGTGACCAAACAAAAAGGCTGTTTACACAGTTAAAGGGAGGAAAAAGGGTTAATCATAGGAAAGGTAAATGA
- the LOC115707957 gene encoding probable protein phosphatase 2C 60 isoform X2, with protein sequence MGIYLSSPKTDKSSEDGENERLRFGVSSMQGWRASMEDAHSAHPDLDTSTSLFGVYDGHGGKAVAKFCAKYLHQQVLKHEDYMAGDIGSALQKCFLRMDEMMRGQKGWRELAILGDNLDKVSGVIEGLIWSPRGGQAKRGELSNHVEDWPSEEGPHSDFDGPNCGSTACVAVIRNKQLVVANAGDSRCVISRKGQAYNLSKDHKPDLEVEKDRILKAGGYIQVGRINGSLNLTRAIGDVEFKQNKHLTAEKQIVTANPDINTIELCDDDEFLVLACDGIWDCMSSQQLVDYVRDQLKEETKLSAICEKVFDRCVAPTAGGEGCDNMTMILVQFKKPINNGDASVDGQTPL encoded by the exons ATGGGAATCTATCTCAGTTCTCCAAAAACTGATAAATCCTCAGAAGATGGAGAGAATGAAAGACTTCGATTTGGGGTGTCTTCTATGCAAGGGTGGCGGGCATCCATGGAAGATGCT CATTCTGCTCATCCAGATTTGGACACTTCAACGTCTCTTTTTGGTGTTTATGACGGTCATGGAG GTAAAGCAGTTGCAAAGTTCTGTGCCAAGTATCTTCACCAACAGGTGCTCAAGCATGAAGATTACATGGCTGGAGATATAGGCTCCGCTTTACAGAAATGCTTTCTAAG AATGGATGAGATGATGCGTGGCCAAAAAGGGTGGAGGGAATTGGCGATCTTAGGCGATAATTTAGACAAGGTTTCTGGTGTGATAGAAGGGTTAATATGGTCTCCTAGAGGTGGGCAAGCTAAGAGAGGCGAATTAAGTAACCATGTTGAAGATTGGCCTTCTGAAGAG GGACCTCACTCAGATTTTGATGGACCGAATTGTGGTAGCACAGCTTGTGTTGCAGTCATTCGGAACAAACAACTTGTTGTAGCAAATGCCGGTGATTCTCGTTGTGTGATATCCAGGAAGGGTCAG GCATATAATTTGTCGAAAGATCATAAGCCCGACTTAGAAGTTGAGAAAGATAGGATTCTGAAAGCCGGTGGATATATCCAAGTTGGTCGGATCAATGGAAGTTTGAACTTGACAAGAGCTATAG GAGACGTGGAattcaaacaaaacaaacattTGACTGCTGAAAAACAGATTGTAACCGCTAATCCAGACATAAATACT ATTGAGCTATGTGATGATGATGAGTTTCTCGTTTTAGCTTGTGATGGGATATG GGATTGCATGTCTAGCCAACAACTTGTGGACTACGTACGAGACCAGTTAAAAGAA GAAACTAAGCTCTCAGCCATTTGTGAGAAAGTTTTCGACAGATGTGTGGCACCAACTGCTGGTGGGGAAGGTTGCGACAATATGACTATGATCTTGGTTCAGTTTAAGAAACCGATTAATAATGGAGATGCTTCAGTTGATGGGCAGACTCCTTTATGA
- the LOC115707957 gene encoding probable protein phosphatase 2C 60 isoform X1 produces MDQNHSSSSSTTSIFFIIRSLSLKPDCTDYCKTHLIMGIYLSSPKTDKSSEDGENERLRFGVSSMQGWRASMEDAHSAHPDLDTSTSLFGVYDGHGGKAVAKFCAKYLHQQVLKHEDYMAGDIGSALQKCFLRMDEMMRGQKGWRELAILGDNLDKVSGVIEGLIWSPRGGQAKRGELSNHVEDWPSEEGPHSDFDGPNCGSTACVAVIRNKQLVVANAGDSRCVISRKGQAYNLSKDHKPDLEVEKDRILKAGGYIQVGRINGSLNLTRAIGDVEFKQNKHLTAEKQIVTANPDINTIELCDDDEFLVLACDGIWDCMSSQQLVDYVRDQLKEETKLSAICEKVFDRCVAPTAGGEGCDNMTMILVQFKKPINNGDASVDGQTPL; encoded by the exons TTATGGGAATCTATCTCAGTTCTCCAAAAACTGATAAATCCTCAGAAGATGGAGAGAATGAAAGACTTCGATTTGGGGTGTCTTCTATGCAAGGGTGGCGGGCATCCATGGAAGATGCT CATTCTGCTCATCCAGATTTGGACACTTCAACGTCTCTTTTTGGTGTTTATGACGGTCATGGAG GTAAAGCAGTTGCAAAGTTCTGTGCCAAGTATCTTCACCAACAGGTGCTCAAGCATGAAGATTACATGGCTGGAGATATAGGCTCCGCTTTACAGAAATGCTTTCTAAG AATGGATGAGATGATGCGTGGCCAAAAAGGGTGGAGGGAATTGGCGATCTTAGGCGATAATTTAGACAAGGTTTCTGGTGTGATAGAAGGGTTAATATGGTCTCCTAGAGGTGGGCAAGCTAAGAGAGGCGAATTAAGTAACCATGTTGAAGATTGGCCTTCTGAAGAG GGACCTCACTCAGATTTTGATGGACCGAATTGTGGTAGCACAGCTTGTGTTGCAGTCATTCGGAACAAACAACTTGTTGTAGCAAATGCCGGTGATTCTCGTTGTGTGATATCCAGGAAGGGTCAG GCATATAATTTGTCGAAAGATCATAAGCCCGACTTAGAAGTTGAGAAAGATAGGATTCTGAAAGCCGGTGGATATATCCAAGTTGGTCGGATCAATGGAAGTTTGAACTTGACAAGAGCTATAG GAGACGTGGAattcaaacaaaacaaacattTGACTGCTGAAAAACAGATTGTAACCGCTAATCCAGACATAAATACT ATTGAGCTATGTGATGATGATGAGTTTCTCGTTTTAGCTTGTGATGGGATATG GGATTGCATGTCTAGCCAACAACTTGTGGACTACGTACGAGACCAGTTAAAAGAA GAAACTAAGCTCTCAGCCATTTGTGAGAAAGTTTTCGACAGATGTGTGGCACCAACTGCTGGTGGGGAAGGTTGCGACAATATGACTATGATCTTGGTTCAGTTTAAGAAACCGATTAATAATGGAGATGCTTCAGTTGATGGGCAGACTCCTTTATGA
- the LOC115707951 gene encoding chaperone protein dnaJ 8, chloroplastic — translation MAAAATAGIIGVNNNRSWIQFKDNDKKRSPANRVRVCRASYSTSSSVMDPYKTLRIQPGASESEVRKAFRQLALQYHPDVCRGNNCGVQFSRINEAYDIVMSNLREETTSRDIYESYDQGIDEPMRGLNDDWDMWEEWMGWEGAGIRDYTSHINPYI, via the exons ATGGCTGCTGCTGCTACTGCTGGGATTATCGGTGTTAATAATAATAGATCTTGGATTCAGTTCAAGGATAATGATAAGAAAAGGTCTCCTGCGAACAGAGTTAGGGTTTGTCGAGCTTCTTATTCGACGTCTTCATCTGTAATGGATCCGTACAAGACTCTTCGGATCCAACCTGGTGCTTCTGAATCTGAGGTCAGGAAGGCTTTCAGGCAACTCGCTTTACAG TATCATCCAGATGTGTGTAGAGGAAACAATTGTGGAGTACAATTTTCGAGAATCAACGAAGCTTACGAT ATTGTAATGAGTAATCTGAGAGAAGAGACAACAAGTAGAGATATATATGAATCGTACGATCAAGGAATCGATGAACCGATGAGAGGATTAAACGATGATTGGGATATGTGGGAAGAATGGATGGGTTGGGAAGGAGCTGGAATTAGAGACTACACTTCTCATATTAATCcttacatttaa
- the LOC115707944 gene encoding magnesium transporter MRS2-1 isoform X2, with product MADLKERLLPPKPASAMNLRESSYRPSPSGRQPFQGVDVVGLKKRGQGIRSWIRVDSSGNSQVIEVDKFTMMRRCDLPARDLRLLDPLFVYPSTILGRERAIVVNLEQIRCIITADEVLILNSLDSCVLQYVVELQRRLTPSGVPEVWQSDNSDLSRRRGSRNFDNVFGNTSPDYLPFEFRALEVALEAACTFLDSQAAELEIEAYPLLDELTSKISTLNLERVRRLKSRLVALTRRVQKVRDEIEQLMDDDGDMAEMYLTEKKSRMETSFYGDQSLIGYRSNDCASISAPVSPVSSPPESRRLEKTLSIARSRHESMRSSDSNTESIEELEMLLEAYFVVIDSTLNKLTSLKEYIDDTEDFINIQLDNVRNQLIQFELLLTTATFVVAIFGVVAGIFGMNFPIALFDSPVAFKWVLIVTGITGMTIFCAFVWFFKYRRLMPL from the exons ATGGCGGACCTCAAAGAGCGGTTGCTTCCTCCGAAACCTGCATCTGCTATGAACTTGAGGGAATCTTCATATAGACCGTCGCCCTCTGGAAGGCAACCTTTTCAAGGAGTCGATGTTGTAGGACTGAAGAAGCGTGGCCAGGGCATCAGGTCTTGGATTCGGGTTGACTCATCTGGTAATTCTCAGGTAATTGAGGTTGACAAATTTACCATGATGCGTCGCTGTGACTTACCTGCTCGCGATCTGCGCCTGCTTGATCCTCTCTTTGTTTATCCTTCAACCATCCTTGGCAGAGAGAGAGCTATTGTTGTTAATTTGGAACAAATTCGGTGTATCATTACAGCAGATGAGGTTTTAATTCTGAATTCCCTGGATAGCTGTGTATTGCAATATGTAGTGGAACTACAACGGCGATTAACTCCATCTGGGGTACCGGAAGTCTGGCAATCAGACAATTCTGATTTGAGTCGGAGGAGGGGAAGTAGAAATTTTGACAATGTTTTCGGAAATACATCTCCTGACTATTTGCCCTTTGAGTTTAGGGCTTTAGAAGTTGCTTTAGAGGCTGCTTGCACATTTCTTGATTCTCAA GCAGCAGAATTAGAAATCGAAGCATACCCGTTGTTGGATGAACTGACATCGAAGATCAGTACATTAAACTTGGAGCGTGTTCGTCGCCTAAAAAGCAGACTTGTTGCCTTGACTCGGAGAGTGCAGAAG GTTAGGGATGAGATAGAGCAACTCATGGATGATGATGGGGATATGGCTGAGATGTATCTTACCGAGAAGAAAAGTAGGATGGAAACGTCATTCTATGGCGATCAGTCTTTAATTGGATACAGATCTAATGATTGTGCATCTATTTCTGCTCCTGTATCTCCTGTCTCTTCACCCCCTGAGTCTAGAAGGCTCGAGAAGACCTTGAGCATCGCAAGGAGTCGACATGAGAGTATGAGGAGTTCAGACAGCAATACAGAAAGTATAGAAGAGCTTGAGATGTTGCTGGAAGCGTACTTTGTTGTTATAGACAGCACTCTAAACAAGCTGACATCG CTGAAGGAATACATCGACGACACAGAAGATTTCATCAACATTCAGCTG GATAATGTTCGAAACCAGCTTATTCAATTTGAGCTACTTCTCACAACTGCAACATTTGTGGTAGCCATTTTCGGGGTGGTTGCAGGAATCTTCGGCATGAACTTCCCCATAGCACTGTTTGACAGTCCCGTGGCTTTTAAATGGGTCCTCATTGTTACCGGGATAACAGGCATGACCATATTTTGTGCTTTTGTATGGTTTTTCAAGTATAGAAGGCTCATGCCATTGTAG
- the LOC115704637 gene encoding serine/threonine-protein kinase ZRK3 yields the protein MFSCYKNTKKNTTEEEKNGFFIKNGGAVLEQTIRLFNGKSNPLRSYSSQQLKNATNNFHDNRFIYESGFYKLYKGVIHDDDEDCEICVKTYHGFLDLEMIATEVAVGSQMSNHNNVLKLLGYCLDTELPMLVYDHFPIQGKLSRFLLQRNKEPPPRLPFETKLRIGIGVANAVAYLHHGHSKTFINRDIHSRQVLLEKDYGPKLFNFFASIPIPEGETPVDADVFGTYGFVSPEAAVHGRFTERSDAYAFGVLLSELLTGKSWPYMADPATWIDGPCAYWFDAWKNELKVNTLREEGEEETRLQIMECAKLVEMCIKENVDERPDMVEVAKALIFIKTNKTLLP from the coding sequence ATGTTTTCATGCTACAAGAACACTAAAAAGAATACtacagaagaagaaaagaatggTTTCTTTATTAAGAATGGGGGTGCTGTGTTAGAGCAAACCATTCGTTTGTTCAATGGAAAATCCAATCCACTCCGTTCATACTCGTCTCAACAACTCAAGAACGCAACAAACAACTTTCATGATAACAGATTCATATACGAAAGTGGATTTTACAAATTGTACAAGGGAGTAattcatgatgatgatgaagattgTGAAATTTGTGTGAAAACTTACCATGGTTTTTTAGATTTAGAAATGATTGCAACTGAAGTTGCAGTGGGATCACAGATGAGCAACCACAACAATGTTTTGAAGCTCTTGGGATACTGTCTTGACACAGAGTTGCCTATGCTGGTATATGATCACTTCCCTATTCAAGGTAAACTCTCTCGTTTTCTCCTCCAAAGAAATAAAGAACCGCCACCACGGCTGCCATTCGAGACCAAGTTAAGAATTGGGATTGGAGTAGCCAATGCAGTTGCTTATCTCCATCATGGTCACTCAAAGACATTCATTAACAGAGATATACATAGTAGACAAGTGTTGTTAGAGAAAGACTACGGTCCCAAACTCTTTAATTTCTTTGCTTCAATTCCAATTCCTGAAGGGGAAACTCCTGTAGATGCTGATGTTTTTGGGACTTACGGGTTTGTCTCTCCGGAGGCAGCTGTTCATGGGCGTTTTACAGAAAGGAGTGATGCCTACGCCTTTGGGGTTCTATTGTCTGAGTTATTGACTGGAAAGAGTTGGCCATATATGGCTGATCCTGCTACTTGGATCGATGGTCCCTGTGCCTACTGGTTTGATGCTTGGAAAAATGAGTTGAAGGTCAATACATTgagagaagaaggagaagaagaaacaaGACTTCAAATAATGGAATGTGCCAAGCTAGTAGAAATGTGTATCAAAGAGAATGTGGATGAGAGACCAGACATGGTGGAAGTTGCTAAAGCTCTCATCTTTATCAAAACCAACAAAACCCTTTtaccttaa
- the LOC115707949 gene encoding ATP synthase subunit delta', mitochondrial produces MFRQATRVLSRPFLSARARPFSTEVSAAPAVDASFVESWNKVIPNIDPPKTPLAFMKPRPPTPSTMPSKLTVNFVLPYASELSAKEVDMVIIPATTGQMGVLPGHVSTIAELKPGLLSVHEGNDVTKYFVSSGFAFIHANSYADIIAVEAVPLDKIDLSLVQKGLAEFNQKLSSASTDLEKAEAQIGVEVHSAMNAALTG; encoded by the exons ATGTTTCGCCAAGCTACCAGAGTTCTTTCCCGGCCCTTTCTCTCAGCCCGAGCTCGGCCCTTCTCGACCGAAGTTTCGGCGGCTCCAGCCGTTGACGCGTCCTTTGTGGAGAGCTGGAACAAAGTGATCCCTAACATCGACCCACCCAAGACTCCTCTTGCCTTCATGAAGCCTCGCCCTCCCACTCCATCTACCATGCCTTCAAAGCTCACTGTCAACTTTGTCCTCCCTTATGCATCCGAGCTCTCCGCTAAGGAG GTTgacatggttataattccagcAACTACTGGTCAGATGGGTGTTCTTCCCGGTCATGTATCAACTATTGCAGAGCTGAAACCGGGACTCCTATCAGTTCACGAAGGAAATGATGTGACAAAATATTTCGTCAGCAGTGGTTTTGCATTCATCCATGCAAATTCCTACGCTGATATAATTGCAGTAGAGGCTGTTCCACTCGATAAAATAGATCTTAGCCTAGTCCAAAAAGGACTTGCAGAATTCAACCAGAAGTTGAGCTCTGCTTCAACTGACTTGGAGAAAGCCGAAGCTCAAATTGGAGTGGAGGTGCATAGTGCCATGAATGCTGCCCTCACAGGCTAG
- the LOC115707944 gene encoding magnesium transporter MRS2-1 isoform X1: MADLKERLLPPKPASAMNLRESSYRPSPSGRQPFQGVDVVGLKKRGQGIRSWIRVDSSGNSQVIEVDKFTMMRRCDLPARDLRLLDPLFVYPSTILGRERAIVVNLEQIRCIITADEVLILNSLDSCVLQYVVELQRRLTPSGVPEVWQSDNSDLSRRRGSRNFDNVFGNTSPDYLPFEFRALEVALEAACTFLDSQAAELEIEAYPLLDELTSKISTLNLERVRRLKSRLVALTRRVQKVRDEIEQLMDDDGDMAEMYLTEKKSRMETSFYGDQSLIGYRSNDCASISAPVSPVSSPPESRRLEKTLSIARSRHESMRSSDSNTESIEELEMLLEAYFVVIDSTLNKLTSVFTNVYLHLIAVHQYSNTSTSKQCLINFYSSMFQLKEYIDDTEDFINIQLDNVRNQLIQFELLLTTATFVVAIFGVVAGIFGMNFPIALFDSPVAFKWVLIVTGITGMTIFCAFVWFFKYRRLMPL, translated from the exons ATGGCGGACCTCAAAGAGCGGTTGCTTCCTCCGAAACCTGCATCTGCTATGAACTTGAGGGAATCTTCATATAGACCGTCGCCCTCTGGAAGGCAACCTTTTCAAGGAGTCGATGTTGTAGGACTGAAGAAGCGTGGCCAGGGCATCAGGTCTTGGATTCGGGTTGACTCATCTGGTAATTCTCAGGTAATTGAGGTTGACAAATTTACCATGATGCGTCGCTGTGACTTACCTGCTCGCGATCTGCGCCTGCTTGATCCTCTCTTTGTTTATCCTTCAACCATCCTTGGCAGAGAGAGAGCTATTGTTGTTAATTTGGAACAAATTCGGTGTATCATTACAGCAGATGAGGTTTTAATTCTGAATTCCCTGGATAGCTGTGTATTGCAATATGTAGTGGAACTACAACGGCGATTAACTCCATCTGGGGTACCGGAAGTCTGGCAATCAGACAATTCTGATTTGAGTCGGAGGAGGGGAAGTAGAAATTTTGACAATGTTTTCGGAAATACATCTCCTGACTATTTGCCCTTTGAGTTTAGGGCTTTAGAAGTTGCTTTAGAGGCTGCTTGCACATTTCTTGATTCTCAA GCAGCAGAATTAGAAATCGAAGCATACCCGTTGTTGGATGAACTGACATCGAAGATCAGTACATTAAACTTGGAGCGTGTTCGTCGCCTAAAAAGCAGACTTGTTGCCTTGACTCGGAGAGTGCAGAAG GTTAGGGATGAGATAGAGCAACTCATGGATGATGATGGGGATATGGCTGAGATGTATCTTACCGAGAAGAAAAGTAGGATGGAAACGTCATTCTATGGCGATCAGTCTTTAATTGGATACAGATCTAATGATTGTGCATCTATTTCTGCTCCTGTATCTCCTGTCTCTTCACCCCCTGAGTCTAGAAGGCTCGAGAAGACCTTGAGCATCGCAAGGAGTCGACATGAGAGTATGAGGAGTTCAGACAGCAATACAGAAAGTATAGAAGAGCTTGAGATGTTGCTGGAAGCGTACTTTGTTGTTATAGACAGCACTCTAAACAAGCTGACATCGGTATTCACAAATGTTTATCTTCATTTGATTGCTGTTCATCAATATTCGAATACATCGACATCTAAACAGtgtttaatcaatttttattcttCTATGTTTCAGCTGAAGGAATACATCGACGACACAGAAGATTTCATCAACATTCAGCTG GATAATGTTCGAAACCAGCTTATTCAATTTGAGCTACTTCTCACAACTGCAACATTTGTGGTAGCCATTTTCGGGGTGGTTGCAGGAATCTTCGGCATGAACTTCCCCATAGCACTGTTTGACAGTCCCGTGGCTTTTAAATGGGTCCTCATTGTTACCGGGATAACAGGCATGACCATATTTTGTGCTTTTGTATGGTTTTTCAAGTATAGAAGGCTCATGCCATTGTAG
- the LOC115708046 gene encoding oleosin-like, protein MEDRQNQTTTTPSSLLRKLQIHAPNSTQLLGILTLIVSGSIFLFLTGATVTVTILALILFSPLIILTIPIWVPIGCFLIAITAAFLSFCGFGVAAVAVAAWVYKYFRGLHPPGSDRVDYARSRIYDTASHVKDYAREYGGYLQSKAKDAAPGA, encoded by the coding sequence ATGGAAGATCGCCAAAACCAAACAACAACAACCCCATCATCATTACTCCGTAAACTCCAAATCCACGCCCCAAACTCAACCCAGCTCCTGGGCATCCTCACCCTCATAGTTTCCGGCTCAATTTTCCTCTTCCTAACCGGAGCAACAGTCACAGTCACAATCCTCGCTCTCATTCTATTCTCACCCTTGATCATCTTAACCATTCCCATATGGGTTCCCATTGGCTGCTTTCTCATAGCTATCACCGCCGCCTTCTTGTCGTTTTGCGGGTTCGGTGTGGCGGCGGTTGCCGTGGCTGCATGGGTTTATAAGTACTTCCGGGGACTCCACCCGCCCGGTTCGGACCGGGTGGATTATGCGCGTAGCAGGATTTATGATACTGCTAGCCATGTGAAGGATTATGCTAGAGAGTATGGTGGTTATTTACAGAGTAAAGCTAAGGATGCTGCTCCTGGTgcttag
- the LOC115707950 gene encoding early nodulin-like protein 19 produces MSNSVYLIFSIVLISAVSTLPPIFATDHIVGANKGWNPGLNYTLWAKNHTFYVGDFISFRYQKNQYNVFEVNKTGYDNCTIEGAVGNWSSGKDFILLKEAKRYYFICGNGQCFSGMKVSVVVHHLPPPPSSSPMHLSQNSTAAEIPRPGFRALAVSLALIWFGSWGF; encoded by the exons ATGTCCAACTCAGTATACCTTATCTTCTCCATTGTTCTCATCTCCGCCGTTTCGACCCTTCCTCCTATTTTTGCCACAGATCATATTGTTGGAGCTAATAAGGGTTGGAATCCTGGTCTAAACTACACTCTTTGGGCCAAAAACCATACATTTTATGTTGGTGACTTTATCT CATTTAGGTATCAAAAGAACCAGTACAATGTGTTTGAGGTGAACAAAACTGGATATGACAACTGCACAATTGAAGGTGCAGTGGGGAACTGGAGCAGTGGCAAAGACTTCATACTCCTCAAAGAGGCCAAAAGATACTACTTCATTTGTGGAAATGGACAGTGCTTCAGTGGCATGAAGGTATCTGTGGTTGTCCACCATTTGCCACCACCTCCATCTTCTTCTCCCATGCACTTATCCCAGAACTCCACAGCTGCAGAAATTCCAAGACCTGGATTCCGGGCTTTGGCAGTGTCGTTGGCATTGATCTGGTTTGGTTCTTGGGGTTTTTAG
- the LOC115707952 gene encoding uncharacterized protein LOC115707952 has protein sequence MSSDAKTGGKGGGGGGFRGRMEHYLYSGEKKHVLAGIAIITVVFAVPWALMSRGAKHQSHQDYLEKADKARSQRLSSSSSSAK, from the exons ATGAGCAGCGACGCTAAAACCGGTGGTAAAGGTGGAGGAGGTGGGGGTTTTAGGGGTAGAATGGAGCACTACTTGTACAGCGGAGAGAAGAAGCATGTACTGGCTGGTATCGCTATTATCACCGTTGTTTTCGCCGTTCCTTGGGCTCTTATGAGCCGAG GGGCAAAGCATCAGTCTCATCAAGACTACTTGGAAAAAGCTGATAAAGCTCGTAGTCAAAGACTGTCTTCAAGTTCATCATCTGCTAAATGA